A segment of the Bacillus licheniformis DSM 13 = ATCC 14580 genome:
GGGGCTTATTTCCCAGATGCCTGCTAGCTGTTCTCTGACTTCCCCCGTCTCTTTCTTTTCTCTTTCCTGCATGGACTGGTAGCTCCGGTCCGTATTGATCTCGACAGGAGCGACGGCTTGGACCGTTTTTTCCGATGCTGGTTTCAAGAATACCGAGACTTCCGCATGCTTACTGAGGTCTTTCTCTGTTTTCAGCTGGCTGTCAGAAGAGACCTCGACTCGGTCTATCTTGTATTTGTCGCTTGTAAACCTGCCCTCTGCGTTCTTTTCCAATTGAACAGCCATCTGTTCTAAGATATATGCTTGTTGTGAGGCTTGTATTTCTTTTTTTTCTGAATTCAGCTGATTTTTTATTTCGTTTGACTGAACTTGTCCGTTTTTTGTAAGCTTCTCAAAAATCACATCCGGATCTGTCCTGAATAAAGAGAAGATCGGGTTCAGTATTACAACGATCAAGAGCAGGCTGATCACCATTTTCGCGTATTTTTGCATGCTCGAATTCGGCAGAAGCATATCGATGACGATCGCCATCAGAATAAATAGAATAATATTCGTGAGCCACTCTGTCAGAAATTCCATCTCATCCCTCCCTACTTCATCATCATCGTCAGATTCCCCGCTGTAATGATCACGGTTAAGCTTAAGAAAAACATCAGCGAAACGATGGCCATGGCCGCGAAAATGTAGATGACGCTTTTGCTGATGACATCCAGGCAGCTGATAACCGGGCCGCCTCCGAGAGGCTGGAGAACCGCCGCGGCAATTTTGTATATGAGCGCGAGGGAAAGGATTTTGATCGCGGGAAAGGCTGCGATGCAAATTAAGATTGCCACACCGAGTATCCCGACGGTGTTTTTCAGCAGGAGAGACGCGCTGATCACCGTGTCTGTCGCTTCGGTAAACATGCGGCCCAATACGGGGATGAAGTTTCCGGTAATGAATTTTGCCGTCCGCAAAGTAATGCCGTCCGTCACTGCGGCTGAGGCGCCCTGAACCGAGATGACACCGAGGAATACGGTCAAAAATGCAGCCAGCGTGCCGATCGCCGCATTTCTGAG
Coding sequences within it:
- the spoIIIAF gene encoding stage III sporulation protein AF, translating into MEFLTEWLTNIILFILMAIVIDMLLPNSSMQKYAKMVISLLLIVVILNPIFSLFRTDPDVIFEKLTKNGQVQSNEIKNQLNSEKKEIQASQQAYILEQMAVQLEKNAEGRFTSDKYKIDRVEVSSDSQLKTEKDLSKHAEVSVFLKPASEKTVQAVAPVEINTDRSYQSMQEREKKETGEVREQLAGIWEISPDKITVHIEGGERSGNE